The genomic DNA TGTGATTCTCTGTTGTTTGCAAAGACAATGGAGGATCGGATGGCTTGGACTGAAATCACTCGGAAGCAATATGACCGCAGATACTTGCGCTATGCAAGCGATTGTACGGACGAGGAATGGGCGTTGATCGTGCCGTTCATGCCTGCGCCGAGCAAGGTCGGTCGACCGCGCAAATGGCCGATGCGCGAGATATGGAACGCGATCCAGTATATAGCGGCGTCGGGCTGCCAGTGGGCGATGCTGCCAAAAGACTTCCCGCCCTTCACAACGGTCCAGCACTATTTCTACCGATTACGCGACAGCGGCCTGCTCGACATCATCAACGAAACGCTGGTCATGTCCGCGCGCCTTTTGGCCGGCCGCGCGGCAGAGCCGACAGCGGGTGTGATCGACAGCCAAAGCGTGAAAACCACGGAAAGCGGCGGCCCGCGCGGCTTTGATGCGGGCAAGAAGATCACAGGCCGCAAGCGTCACATCCTCACTGATACACAAGGCAATATGCTGGGCGCGATCACGCACACCGCCGATATACAGGACAGGGATGGCGCACCGGACGCCATCGCATACACGAAAGAGAGCTTCCCCAGCCTTGCCCATCTGTTTGCAGATGGCGGTTATGCTGGGCAAAAGCTGAAAACTGTTCTTCAAAACATGGATGGGCCGACCATCGAGATCGTCAAACGCCCCGATGGTGCAAAAGGATTTGTTGTTATTGCAAGGCGCTGGGTTGTCGAGCGCACATTTGCCTGGCTTGGAAGATGTCGTCGCTTGGCAAAAGACTGGGAGGCAACCGTAGCATCTTCCGAAGCGTGGCTGCTCATCGCATCCATCCGGCGCACCACCC from Pararhizobium sp. IMCC3301 includes the following:
- a CDS encoding IS5 family transposase — its product is MAWTEITRKQYDRRYLRYASDCTDEEWALIVPFMPAPSKVGRPRKWPMREIWNAIQYIAASGCQWAMLPKDFPPFTTVQHYFYRLRDSGLLDIINETLVMSARLLAGRAAEPTAGVIDSQSVKTTESGGPRGFDAGKKITGRKRHILTDTQGNMLGAITHTADIQDRDGAPDAIAYTKESFPSLAHLFADGGYAGQKLKTVLQNMDGPTIEIVKRPDGAKGFVVIARRWVVERTFAWLGRCRRLAKDWEATVASSEAWLLIASIRRTTRLIART